From one Micromonospora siamensis genomic stretch:
- a CDS encoding YcaO-like family protein, whose amino-acid sequence MPFRSVPAECALATATAEIDRLGLTARAAVLGPSALPTMRVTLFRDGARVAVGAGKGAGAQGAASAHFEALERYLMSARDNRRWTADATGLLPASVVAGQSTLDPDLVVQRWATEFPDSVAACASYGEVRYPTFLTDPRYYRWPVAGDDVRPYRSLLRYSSSLGTAAGVDLAEAVYHGLCELIEHDGLGQALLRWYVAGIPGLDLVSVGDLPDGLRSLHAEAVRAAGAPVHLLDVTTDLDVPVYLAVSSAADGEPTRLGAGASLWATDAASRALGELIQVCALSSSATGQPAVHRLASWPALQRCALMPLDELLSGPVRAVPLRADVAGDGSPGWGLEQVGRALARHGIDHHVCEVAPVGSPIAVATTIAPGLERFSLVRHGVPVVPTGRGWPLWPSPDRATSTRPRPVRTR is encoded by the coding sequence GTGCCGTTCCGATCCGTACCCGCGGAGTGCGCCCTCGCGACGGCCACGGCCGAGATCGACCGGCTCGGCCTCACGGCGCGGGCGGCGGTCCTCGGCCCGTCCGCATTGCCGACGATGCGCGTCACGCTGTTCCGGGACGGAGCACGGGTCGCCGTGGGTGCGGGGAAGGGAGCGGGGGCGCAGGGCGCGGCGAGCGCGCACTTCGAGGCCCTGGAGCGCTATCTCATGTCAGCCCGGGACAACCGTCGATGGACCGCGGACGCCACCGGACTGCTGCCGGCGAGCGTCGTGGCCGGACAGTCCACCCTTGACCCCGACCTGGTCGTGCAGCGGTGGGCGACGGAGTTTCCGGACTCCGTCGCGGCGTGCGCCTCCTACGGGGAGGTCCGTTATCCCACGTTCCTCACCGATCCGCGCTACTACCGTTGGCCGGTGGCGGGGGACGACGTCCGGCCGTACCGCAGTCTGCTGCGGTACTCGTCCAGCCTGGGCACTGCGGCCGGCGTCGACCTGGCAGAGGCCGTCTATCACGGCCTCTGCGAGCTGATCGAGCACGACGGGCTCGGGCAGGCGCTTCTACGCTGGTACGTCGCCGGGATTCCGGGCCTCGACCTCGTGTCGGTCGGGGATCTGCCGGACGGGTTGCGTTCACTGCACGCGGAGGCCGTACGGGCGGCCGGCGCGCCTGTGCACCTGCTCGACGTCACCACCGACCTGGACGTGCCGGTGTACCTGGCGGTCAGCTCCGCCGCCGACGGCGAGCCGACCCGGCTCGGGGCCGGCGCGTCGCTCTGGGCCACCGACGCCGCGTCGCGTGCCCTCGGGGAGCTGATCCAGGTCTGTGCGCTCTCCTCATCCGCCACCGGCCAGCCTGCGGTCCACCGTCTGGCGTCCTGGCCGGCACTGCAACGGTGTGCACTGATGCCCCTCGACGAGCTGCTCTCCGGGCCGGTGCGGGCGGTGCCGCTCCGCGCCGACGTAGCCGGCGACGGCAGCCCGGGTTGGGGGCTGGAGCAGGTCGGGCGGGCTCTGGCCCGGCACGGCATCGACCACCACGTGTGCGAGGTCGCGCCAGTCGGCTCACCGATCGCGGTGGCCACCACGATCGCCCCCGGGCTGGAGCGCTTCAGCCTGGTGCGGCACGGGGTGCCCGTCGTTCCGACCGGGCGGGGGTGGCCCCTGTGGCCGTCGCCGGACCGGGCGACGAGCACCCGACCACGTCCAGTTCGAACGAGATGA
- a CDS encoding VOC family protein gives MTVHARVVADDFPATLRFWTDLLGEPEKVVPEFEYASFDRGGETVLAVLGRRAAEAALPVGRGDGGVLVVVPVPDVDATVAALPAGTVVAPPADRPGWGLRSAYLRDPEGNLVEVQSWPAR, from the coding sequence ATGACGGTGCACGCCCGGGTGGTGGCCGACGACTTCCCGGCCACCCTGCGTTTCTGGACCGACCTGCTCGGCGAGCCCGAGAAGGTGGTGCCCGAGTTCGAGTACGCCAGCTTCGACCGGGGCGGCGAGACGGTGCTCGCCGTCCTGGGCCGTCGGGCCGCCGAGGCGGCGCTGCCGGTCGGCCGGGGCGACGGCGGCGTCCTGGTGGTGGTCCCGGTGCCGGACGTCGACGCCACCGTCGCCGCGCTGCCCGCCGGGACGGTCGTGGCGCCACCCGCCGACCGCCCCGGCTGGGGCCTCCGCTCGGCCTATCTCCGCGACCCCGAGGGCAACCTGGTCGAGGTGCAGAGCTGGCCGGCGCGCTGA
- a CDS encoding aquaporin — MTITLWRRLLAEFTGTALLVTAVVGSGIMASTLSPTDVGLQLLENSIATALALGALILIFGPVSGAHFNPVVSAADWFLGRRAGTGLTVRHLAGYLPAQILGAIAGSVLANLMFDLAAVDLSGKERTGGHLWLGEVVATAGLVLLVFALARSGRATAAPAAVGAYIGAAYWFTSSTSFANPAVTVGRAFTDTFAGIAPASVPGFVVAQLVGLAVGTGLLLALHPDAGLAADRVVVPTEGHDRAPDHRS, encoded by the coding sequence ATGACCATCACCCTGTGGCGGCGCCTGCTGGCCGAGTTCACCGGCACCGCCCTGCTGGTCACCGCCGTGGTCGGCTCCGGGATCATGGCCAGCACGCTGTCTCCGACCGACGTGGGCCTGCAACTGCTGGAGAACTCGATCGCCACCGCGCTGGCGCTCGGCGCGCTGATCCTGATCTTCGGGCCGGTCTCCGGCGCGCACTTCAACCCGGTCGTGTCGGCCGCCGACTGGTTCCTCGGCCGGCGCGCCGGCACCGGCCTCACCGTCCGCCACCTGGCCGGATACCTGCCGGCCCAGATCCTCGGAGCGATCGCCGGCTCGGTGCTGGCGAACCTGATGTTCGACCTGGCGGCGGTCGACCTCTCCGGCAAGGAACGGACCGGCGGTCACCTGTGGCTCGGTGAGGTGGTCGCCACCGCCGGGCTGGTCCTGCTGGTCTTCGCCCTGGCCCGCTCCGGCCGCGCCACCGCCGCCCCGGCGGCCGTCGGCGCCTACATCGGGGCCGCCTACTGGTTCACCTCGTCCACGTCCTTCGCCAACCCGGCCGTGACCGTCGGCCGGGCGTTCACCGACACCTTCGCCGGCATCGCCCCGGCCTCGGTCCCCGGCTTCGTCGTCGCGCAGCTCGTCGGCCTCGCCGTGGGCACCGGTCTGCTGCTCGCGCTCCACCCGGACGCCGGGCTGGCCGCCGACCGGGTGGTCGTACCCACCGAGGGCCACGATCGGGCCCCCGACCACCGCTCATGA
- a CDS encoding FAD-dependent oxidoreductase has protein sequence MNALDQLPVAVIGAGPVGLAAAAHLHERGLPCTVLEAGDDAAAAVRQWGHVRLFSPWRYNVDPAARRLLDEAGWTAPDPDALPTGAELVADYLRPLAELPQLAPHIRYGARVRAITRLGLDRLRTAGRDHTPFLIRLADGEDLLARAVIDASGTWGTPNVLGAAGLPAHGESEVGAYLEHALPDVLGTDRDRFAGRHTLVVGAGHSAANTLLSLAELAAETRGTEVTWAIRTASPTRTYGGGDADALPARGALGSRLRAHVDAGRIRLLTGFSVHALAPADGRVTVVVRHAGGEQESVTVDRVVAATGFRPDHSIAAELRLDLDPVLDATRALAPLIDPNEHSCGTVPPHGVDELTHPEVGYHAVGMKSYGRAPTFLMATGYEQVRSVVAALAGDWRAARDVQLDLPETGVCNSNPDDSVDGTDCCGPAPAAEPVARGLATGVSGGLLAAPLTLVTLDAAPAGGCCGS, from the coding sequence ATGAACGCCCTCGACCAGCTGCCCGTCGCCGTGATCGGTGCCGGCCCGGTCGGCCTGGCCGCCGCCGCCCACCTGCACGAGCGCGGCCTGCCCTGCACCGTCCTCGAAGCGGGTGACGACGCCGCCGCGGCCGTACGACAGTGGGGGCACGTACGGCTCTTCTCCCCGTGGCGCTACAACGTCGACCCGGCCGCCCGCCGACTCCTCGACGAGGCGGGCTGGACCGCCCCCGACCCCGACGCCCTGCCCACCGGCGCGGAGCTGGTCGCCGACTACCTGCGACCGCTGGCCGAGCTGCCGCAGCTCGCCCCCCACATCCGCTACGGCGCCCGGGTCCGGGCGATCACCCGCCTCGGCCTGGACCGGCTGCGCACCGCCGGCCGGGACCACACCCCGTTCCTGATCCGGCTCGCCGACGGCGAGGACCTGCTGGCCCGCGCGGTGATCGACGCCTCCGGCACCTGGGGCACCCCGAACGTCCTCGGCGCCGCCGGCCTTCCCGCCCACGGCGAGAGCGAGGTCGGCGCGTACCTCGAACACGCCCTGCCCGACGTGCTCGGCACCGACCGCGACCGGTTCGCCGGCCGGCACACCCTGGTCGTCGGCGCCGGCCACTCGGCCGCGAACACCCTGCTCTCCCTCGCCGAACTCGCCGCCGAGACGCGCGGCACCGAGGTGACCTGGGCCATCCGGACCGCCTCACCCACGCGGACGTACGGCGGTGGCGACGCCGACGCCCTGCCGGCCCGCGGAGCGCTCGGCTCTCGGCTGCGCGCGCACGTCGACGCCGGCCGGATCCGGCTGCTCACCGGCTTCTCCGTGCACGCCCTCGCCCCCGCCGACGGCCGGGTCACCGTCGTCGTGCGGCACGCCGGCGGCGAGCAGGAGTCCGTGACCGTCGACCGGGTCGTCGCGGCGACCGGCTTCCGGCCCGACCACTCCATCGCCGCCGAGCTGCGCCTCGACCTCGACCCGGTGCTGGACGCCACCCGCGCCCTGGCCCCGCTGATCGACCCGAACGAGCACTCCTGCGGCACCGTGCCGCCACACGGCGTGGACGAGCTGACCCACCCCGAAGTCGGCTACCACGCCGTCGGCATGAAGAGCTACGGCCGGGCGCCCACCTTCCTGATGGCTACCGGGTACGAGCAGGTCCGCTCCGTGGTGGCCGCCCTCGCCGGCGACTGGCGGGCCGCCCGGGACGTCCAGCTCGACCTGCCGGAGACCGGCGTGTGCAACAGCAACCCCGACGACTCGGTCGACGGGACGGACTGCTGCGGGCCGGCGCCGGCCGCCGAGCCCGTCGCGCGCGGCCTGGCCACCGGCGTCTCGGGTGGCCTGCTGGCCGCACCGCTGACGCTCGTCACCCTCGACGCCGCGCCCGCTGGCGGCTGCTGCGGCAGCTGA
- a CDS encoding MFS transporter: protein MTRLVATAGVEGCRLFHRDFSLWYLARSVSVAGTAATAVALPLLVYRTSASPTLTAAVVGLEALPYLLFGLFAGVAADRLHRRRMMIAADVCCALLLATVPVAALFDVLAPWYLLVVAFGVGCGFCWFDAAAWGAFVRIVGKPGVTRANSLIWSTEIVLEIAAPAAAGLLAAIADPTLVLAVDAATYLVSAALLAQVRTGLDPAPAVARRLRAEIAEGVRYLWRTPVLRTLTAAGFGLNVAVGGVLGLLVVHADQALGLSPEDQRLGLLYAAAAVGSLVAAVLLPRASRRAGQGMVSIAGLVIFIAALVGLAGTSVFAVALVGWAVWAVARLTVNANGITVRQLLTPDALQGRVNTTGRMLAWGGTPFGALIGGLAADAYGVRAAYLMLTVSVVLSLALVIASPVRGLRIAVD from the coding sequence GTGACGCGGCTCGTCGCGACAGCCGGCGTCGAAGGATGCCGGCTGTTCCACCGTGACTTCTCGCTCTGGTACCTCGCCCGATCGGTCTCGGTCGCCGGGACCGCCGCCACCGCCGTCGCCCTGCCGCTGCTGGTCTACCGGACGAGCGCCTCGCCGACGCTGACCGCGGCGGTGGTCGGCCTCGAAGCCCTGCCGTACCTGTTGTTCGGGCTCTTCGCCGGCGTCGCGGCGGACCGCCTGCACCGCAGGCGCATGATGATCGCGGCCGACGTGTGCTGCGCTCTCCTGCTCGCCACCGTGCCGGTCGCCGCGCTGTTCGATGTGCTGGCCCCCTGGTACCTGCTCGTCGTGGCGTTCGGCGTGGGTTGCGGGTTCTGCTGGTTCGACGCCGCGGCCTGGGGCGCCTTCGTACGCATTGTCGGCAAGCCAGGGGTCACCCGGGCGAACAGTCTCATCTGGTCCACCGAGATCGTGCTGGAGATCGCCGCGCCGGCCGCCGCCGGACTGCTGGCCGCGATCGCCGACCCCACCCTGGTGCTGGCCGTCGACGCGGCCACCTATCTGGTGTCCGCCGCGCTGCTCGCCCAGGTCCGGACCGGATTGGATCCGGCGCCGGCGGTGGCCCGCCGGTTGCGGGCCGAGATCGCGGAAGGAGTGCGTTACCTCTGGCGAACGCCGGTGCTGCGTACGCTGACCGCTGCGGGATTCGGTCTCAACGTCGCCGTCGGCGGCGTGCTGGGTCTGCTCGTCGTCCACGCCGACCAGGCGCTCGGCCTGAGCCCGGAGGACCAGCGCCTCGGTCTGCTCTACGCCGCCGCCGCCGTCGGCTCGCTGGTCGCCGCCGTCCTCCTGCCCAGAGCCAGCCGTCGGGCCGGCCAGGGAATGGTGTCCATCGCGGGACTCGTCATCTTCATCGCGGCCCTCGTCGGCCTGGCCGGCACGTCGGTGTTCGCCGTGGCGTTGGTGGGGTGGGCGGTCTGGGCCGTGGCGCGCCTGACCGTGAACGCGAACGGCATCACCGTGCGCCAACTGCTCACCCCTGATGCGCTGCAGGGCCGCGTCAACACCACCGGGCGCATGCTGGCCTGGGGTGGTACGCCGTTCGGCGCCCTGATCGGCGGGCTGGCCGCGGACGCCTACGGGGTCCGGGCCGCCTACCTGATGCTTACGGTGTCCGTCGTGCTCAGCCTTGCGCTGGTCATCGCCTCACCGGTGCGCGGCCTGCGTATCGCGGTCGACTAG
- the argS gene encoding arginine--tRNA ligase codes for MDLEMSLSDRLAPAFAAVAGGPVDPVVRRSQHADFQSDAALALARRLGRPPREIAAAVRDRADLADLCSSVQVSGPGFLNLTLSDAALAGMVGALAGDPRLGVPVVARPETVVVDYSAPNVAKEMHVGHLRSTVIGDAVARLLAWRGHRVVRANHLGDWGTPFGMLIEHLVDLGEAGAAHELSIGDLDSFYTAARAKFDADAGFRDRARLRVVALQGGDPDTRRLWRLLVEQSERHFLTVYDLLDVTLTGADFRGESSYNDLLPAVLADLDRLGLLRDSAGAACVFPPGSVGRDGEPLPLIVRKSDGGYGYPATDLAAIRQRAGQLGATRLLYVVGLPQRRHFEMVFAAARQAGWLTPPARAEHVGFGSILGADGRMLRSRAGGTVKLQALLEEAVARATELARTRNPELGAAEAAEVGRAVGVGAIKYADLANDRHRDHVLDWERMLSLDGNTAPYLQYAYSRIRSIFRRAGVAARPDAPVPLAEPAERALALELAGFAPVVAEVERGLEFHQLAGYLFRLATAFNAFYERCPVLRADQPVRDGRLLLAELTARVLRQGLELLGIRTPERM; via the coding sequence ATGGATCTTGAAATGTCCCTCTCCGACCGGCTGGCGCCGGCGTTCGCGGCCGTGGCCGGCGGTCCCGTCGACCCCGTCGTGCGGCGCTCGCAGCACGCGGACTTCCAGTCCGACGCGGCGCTGGCGCTGGCCCGGCGGCTCGGCCGGCCACCGCGGGAGATCGCGGCGGCGGTACGCGACCGGGCCGACCTGGCCGACCTGTGCTCGTCGGTGCAGGTGTCCGGGCCCGGTTTCCTCAACCTGACCCTCTCCGACGCGGCCCTGGCCGGGATGGTCGGCGCGCTCGCCGGCGACCCGCGCCTCGGGGTGCCGGTGGTCGCCCGGCCGGAGACGGTGGTGGTCGACTACTCGGCGCCGAACGTGGCCAAGGAGATGCACGTCGGGCACCTGCGTTCGACCGTGATCGGCGACGCGGTGGCCCGGCTGCTGGCGTGGCGGGGGCACCGGGTGGTGCGGGCCAACCACCTGGGCGACTGGGGCACCCCGTTCGGGATGCTCATCGAGCACCTGGTGGACCTGGGCGAGGCCGGGGCGGCGCACGAACTGTCGATCGGTGACCTGGACTCGTTCTACACGGCGGCCCGGGCGAAGTTCGACGCCGACGCGGGGTTCCGGGACCGGGCCCGGCTGCGGGTGGTGGCGTTGCAGGGCGGCGACCCGGACACCCGGCGGCTGTGGCGGCTGCTGGTCGAGCAGTCGGAACGCCATTTCCTGACCGTGTACGACCTGCTCGACGTCACCCTGACCGGCGCGGACTTCCGGGGCGAGAGCAGCTACAACGACCTCCTGCCGGCGGTGCTGGCCGACCTGGACCGGCTCGGGCTGCTGCGGGACAGCGCCGGGGCGGCCTGCGTCTTCCCGCCCGGCTCGGTGGGCCGGGACGGGGAACCGCTGCCGCTGATCGTCCGCAAGTCCGACGGCGGGTACGGCTACCCGGCGACCGATCTGGCGGCGATCCGGCAGCGGGCCGGGCAACTCGGCGCGACCCGGCTGCTCTACGTGGTGGGGCTGCCGCAACGGCGGCACTTCGAGATGGTCTTCGCCGCTGCCCGGCAGGCCGGCTGGCTCACCCCGCCGGCCCGGGCCGAGCACGTCGGCTTCGGCTCCATCCTCGGCGCCGACGGGCGGATGCTGCGGAGTCGGGCCGGTGGGACGGTGAAGCTCCAGGCGTTGCTGGAGGAGGCGGTGGCCCGGGCGACCGAGCTGGCCCGGACCCGGAACCCGGAACTCGGCGCGGCGGAGGCGGCCGAGGTGGGCCGGGCGGTGGGCGTCGGCGCGATCAAGTACGCCGACCTGGCCAACGACCGGCACCGTGACCACGTGCTGGACTGGGAGCGGATGCTCTCCCTGGACGGCAACACCGCCCCCTACCTCCAGTACGCGTACTCCCGGATCCGGTCGATCTTCCGGCGGGCCGGGGTGGCGGCCCGGCCGGACGCGCCGGTGCCGCTGGCCGAGCCGGCCGAGCGGGCGCTGGCGTTGGAGCTGGCCGGCTTTGCCCCGGTGGTGGCCGAGGTGGAACGCGGGCTGGAGTTCCACCAGCTGGCCGGCTACCTGTTCCGGCTGGCCACCGCCTTCAACGCGTTCTACGAGCGGTGCCCCGTGCTCCGGGCCGACCAGCCGGTGCGCGACGGCCGGCTGCTGCTGGCCGAGCTGACCGCGCGGGTGTTGCGGCAGGGGTTGGAGCTGCTCGGCATCCGGACGCCGGAGCGGATGTGA
- a CDS encoding GNAT family N-acetyltransferase yields the protein MGATPTGGDRTAAGLGVRPMVAPDADAVLAIYQAGLDAGNASFETTAPTWPVFDAARLPRHRFVAVDATGTVVGWVAASPTSTRAVYAGVVEHSVYVHPAAQGLGVGRLLLDALISSTETAGIWTVQSGVFPENSASLALHRRAGFRIVGTRERVGRHHGTWRDVVLIERRSPTVT from the coding sequence ATGGGCGCCACTCCTACCGGGGGAGACCGGACGGCGGCGGGCCTCGGCGTACGGCCGATGGTCGCTCCGGACGCCGACGCCGTGCTGGCCATCTACCAGGCCGGCCTCGACGCCGGCAACGCCAGCTTCGAGACCACCGCCCCCACCTGGCCCGTCTTCGACGCCGCCCGGCTGCCCAGGCACCGTTTCGTGGCCGTCGACGCCACCGGCACCGTCGTCGGCTGGGTCGCGGCGTCCCCCACCTCCACCCGGGCGGTCTACGCCGGGGTGGTCGAGCACTCCGTCTACGTACATCCGGCCGCGCAGGGGCTCGGCGTCGGCCGGTTGCTGCTCGACGCCCTGATCTCCTCCACCGAGACCGCCGGGATCTGGACCGTCCAGTCCGGCGTCTTCCCGGAGAACTCCGCCAGCCTCGCCCTGCACCGGCGCGCCGGCTTCCGGATCGTCGGTACCCGCGAGCGGGTCGGCCGCCACCACGGGACGTGGCGCGACGTGGTCCTCATCGAACGTCGCAGCCCCACCGTCACCTGA
- a CDS encoding GNAT family N-acetyltransferase, whose amino-acid sequence MIELRELTPEDWALWRELRLAALAEAPHAFGSRLADWRDAGEDQWRGRLALVGSVNLVALLDGVPVGMASGVPGDGGRTADLISMWVAPAGRGRGVGDALVDAVESWARRTSASTLELSVRVENAPAVALYARHGFTDTGRAPAGEATEKILAKSLR is encoded by the coding sequence ATGATCGAGCTGAGGGAACTGACACCGGAGGACTGGGCGCTCTGGCGGGAGCTGCGGCTGGCGGCGCTCGCGGAGGCGCCGCACGCGTTCGGGTCGCGGCTGGCGGACTGGCGGGACGCGGGCGAGGACCAATGGCGGGGCCGGTTGGCACTGGTCGGCTCGGTGAACCTGGTCGCCCTGCTCGACGGCGTGCCGGTCGGCATGGCCAGCGGCGTGCCGGGGGACGGGGGGCGGACCGCGGACCTGATCTCGATGTGGGTGGCCCCCGCCGGACGCGGGCGTGGCGTGGGCGACGCGCTAGTCGACGCCGTGGAGAGTTGGGCCCGCCGGACCTCGGCCAGCACGCTGGAACTCTCGGTACGGGTGGAGAACGCGCCGGCCGTCGCCCTCTACGCCCGGCACGGCTTCACCGACACCGGTCGCGCCCCGGCGGGCGAGGCAACCGAGAAGATCCTGGCGAAATCGCTGCGATGA
- a CDS encoding ArsR/SmtB family transcription factor, protein MSNQPGVAAVDPTAAATCCAPLAQGRVPAETAVALAPAFKALGDPVRLQLMSMIASAEGGEICVCDLTPAFDLTGPTISHHLRVLREAGLVDAERRGTWVYYRPRSGALRQLASLLAVDPAQP, encoded by the coding sequence ATGTCGAATCAACCGGGGGTGGCAGCCGTCGACCCGACCGCGGCTGCCACCTGCTGCGCTCCCCTGGCGCAGGGGCGGGTGCCCGCCGAGACGGCCGTCGCGCTCGCGCCGGCGTTCAAGGCGCTCGGCGACCCGGTCCGGCTGCAACTGATGTCGATGATCGCCTCCGCCGAGGGCGGCGAGATCTGCGTCTGCGACCTCACCCCGGCGTTCGACCTGACCGGCCCGACCATCTCCCACCACCTCAGGGTGCTGCGCGAGGCGGGCCTGGTGGACGCCGAACGGCGTGGCACCTGGGTCTACTACCGCCCCCGGTCGGGGGCGCTCCGCCAGTTGGCGTCGCTGCTCGCCGTCGACCCGGCCCAGCCGTAG
- a CDS encoding NADP-dependent oxidoreductase, which translates to MKAVRFHEFGGPEVLRYEDVEQPTPGTGQVRIRVAATSFNGVDGNIRAGNMQGPIPVELPHTPGLDVAGTVDALGEGVDDLTVGDPVIGFLPMTGTGSAAEYVIAPAEILTGAPGNIPLADAAALPLVGLTAWQALFDHGKLTAGQRVLINGAGGAVGGYAVQLAKEAGAHVIATASPRSADRVRVAGADEVVDHTTTDVTAAVTEPVDLALNLAPVTPEQLAALVGLIRDGGTLVNTTVWMPAPSEEERGVRGIDLFVRSDADQLADLAARVGTGELRVNVAERVALADLPALHADAAAGTLSSGKVVVTVAEA; encoded by the coding sequence ATGAAGGCAGTGCGTTTCCACGAGTTCGGCGGTCCCGAGGTCCTGCGATACGAGGACGTCGAGCAGCCCACCCCCGGCACCGGTCAGGTCCGGATCCGGGTGGCCGCCACGTCGTTCAACGGCGTCGACGGGAACATCCGCGCCGGCAACATGCAGGGCCCGATCCCGGTCGAGCTGCCCCACACTCCCGGCCTCGACGTCGCCGGCACGGTCGACGCGCTCGGCGAGGGCGTGGACGACCTCACGGTCGGTGACCCGGTCATCGGCTTCCTGCCGATGACGGGGACCGGATCGGCCGCGGAGTACGTGATCGCGCCGGCGGAGATCCTGACCGGTGCGCCCGGGAACATCCCGTTGGCCGACGCGGCGGCGCTCCCGCTCGTGGGCCTGACCGCGTGGCAGGCGCTGTTCGACCACGGCAAGCTGACCGCCGGCCAGCGGGTGCTGATCAACGGAGCGGGCGGAGCGGTCGGCGGCTACGCGGTGCAACTCGCGAAGGAGGCCGGTGCCCACGTGATCGCCACGGCCAGCCCGCGCAGCGCCGACCGGGTGAGAGTCGCCGGCGCCGACGAGGTGGTCGACCACACCACCACCGACGTGACGGCGGCGGTGACCGAGCCGGTCGACCTGGCACTCAACCTCGCTCCGGTCACCCCGGAGCAGCTCGCCGCGCTGGTCGGGCTGATCCGGGACGGCGGGACCCTCGTCAACACCACCGTCTGGATGCCCGCCCCTTCCGAGGAGGAGCGCGGCGTACGCGGCATCGACCTCTTCGTCCGCAGCGACGCCGACCAACTCGCCGACCTGGCCGCCCGGGTCGGCACCGGTGAGTTGCGCGTCAACGTCGCCGAACGGGTGGCGCTGGCCGACCTGCCCGCACTGCACGCCGACGCGGCCGCGGGCACGTTGTCCAGCGGCAAGGTCGTCGTGACCGTCGCCGAAGCCTGA
- a CDS encoding protealysin inhibitor emfourin, which translates to MSATPNAFRCLTATFALLITVAAGLFAVASPAQAARSTAYQVTVVRTGGFAGVDESYTVTSQPGSPFAATLMESVSSREFRSLAPSYLPTPNGADRFRYTVTVAYSNGRTKTVVAVDGADAPAVLWQVVDTTMRIAAGPTVAATN; encoded by the coding sequence ATGTCCGCAACGCCGAACGCCTTCCGCTGCCTGACGGCGACGTTCGCCCTGCTCATCACGGTCGCCGCAGGGCTGTTCGCGGTGGCTTCGCCGGCCCAGGCCGCCCGGAGCACCGCGTACCAGGTGACCGTCGTCCGCACCGGCGGATTCGCCGGGGTCGACGAGAGTTACACCGTCACGTCGCAGCCCGGCTCACCTTTTGCCGCCACGCTGATGGAATCGGTCAGCAGCCGTGAGTTCCGGTCCCTCGCGCCGTCGTACCTGCCGACGCCCAATGGTGCGGACCGGTTCCGTTACACCGTCACGGTGGCGTATTCGAACGGGCGCACGAAGACGGTCGTCGCGGTCGACGGCGCCGACGCTCCGGCCGTGCTGTGGCAGGTCGTCGACACGACGATGCGGATCGCCGCCGGCCCGACCGTCGCGGCGACCAACTGA
- a CDS encoding cupin domain-containing protein codes for MAEPPSVRRTELQRHPASAPGRLIVQTLFEIPVGMASGRHHHPGEEVGFLIRGTVDMEFDDRPTLTIHAGQPFLIPPGVVHNARNVTADVTTLMLSTYFVDENQPLVTQC; via the coding sequence GTGGCGGAGCCACCGTCGGTACGGCGTACCGAGTTGCAGCGGCATCCGGCCTCGGCGCCGGGTCGGCTGATCGTGCAGACGCTGTTCGAGATCCCGGTGGGGATGGCCTCCGGTCGGCACCACCATCCGGGTGAGGAGGTCGGCTTCCTCATCCGGGGCACGGTCGACATGGAGTTCGACGACCGGCCGACCCTGACCATCCACGCGGGGCAGCCGTTCCTGATCCCGCCGGGGGTCGTCCACAACGCCCGGAACGTCACGGCAGACGTCACCACCCTGATGCTGTCGACGTACTTCGTCGACGAGAACCAGCCCCTGGTCACCCAGTGCTGA
- a CDS encoding arsenate reductase ArsC: MSDKPSVLFVCVHNAGRSQMAAGWLRHLAGDTVEVRSAGSAPAETVNPAAVQAMREVGIDITDQTPRLLEYATAESSDVIVTMGCGDACPVFPGKRYEDWKLEDPAGKGVEAVRPIRDEIRTRVERLLAELRTA; encoded by the coding sequence ATGTCCGACAAGCCCAGCGTCCTGTTCGTCTGCGTGCACAACGCCGGCCGCTCCCAGATGGCCGCCGGCTGGCTGCGCCACCTGGCCGGCGACACCGTCGAGGTCCGCTCGGCCGGCTCCGCCCCGGCCGAGACCGTCAACCCGGCCGCGGTGCAGGCCATGCGCGAGGTCGGCATCGACATCACCGACCAGACCCCCCGGCTTCTCGAGTACGCCACCGCCGAGTCCTCCGACGTCATCGTCACCATGGGCTGCGGCGACGCCTGCCCGGTCTTCCCCGGCAAGCGGTACGAGGACTGGAAGCTCGAGGACCCGGCCGGCAAGGGCGTCGAGGCGGTCAGGCCGATCCGCGACGAGATCCGTACCCGGGTCGAGCGGCTCCTCGCCGAGCTGCGCACCGCCTGA